A region of Halosolutus amylolyticus DNA encodes the following proteins:
- a CDS encoding tRNA uridine(34) 5-carboxymethylaminomethyl modification radical SAM/GNAT enzyme Elp3, translated as MSTETPDPTETDAFEQVCETLVERILAGEIDRDEVEKAKLEACSEYSAPKVPKNSELVDYAPDEHREELQSVLQRKPVRTASGVSPVAIMTSPERCPHGKCLYCPGGPDSEFSSSQSYTGEEPAAARGVQNDYDPYGQVRLRLEQLREIGHPVDKVELILMGGTMTARSHDYQEWFVKRALEAMNDYDVETEPEPAEGESFAQDPEEYEWKYLEDVIAENETADVRNIGTTFETKPDWCDPEQIDRMLDLGGTKVEVGVQTTYERINREMHRGHGVAESIDANQRLRDAAFKVGFHMMPGQPGMSTEMCLEDFRRLFEQEQWKPDYLKIYPTLVVRGTATYDWWHRDEYEPLGNEEAADLVAEIKDMIPRYTRLQRVQRDIPADFIDAGVWKSNLRQLARQRMDEHGWECECIRCREVGMNDETPENVELDVTTYEACGGTEHFISFEDFEKDLLIGFCRLRFPGDPVRSELENAALVRELHVYGSEVTVGSEPRGSENASGQGPRADEGQTDQHQHQGYGQRLMARAEELAADAGYDKVSVISGIGAREYYRTKLGYHQDGPYVSKRL; from the coding sequence GTGAGTACCGAGACGCCCGATCCGACCGAAACCGACGCGTTCGAGCAGGTCTGTGAGACGCTCGTCGAGCGGATCCTCGCGGGCGAGATCGATCGCGACGAGGTCGAGAAAGCCAAACTCGAGGCCTGTTCGGAGTACTCGGCACCGAAGGTCCCCAAGAACTCCGAACTGGTGGACTACGCGCCGGACGAGCACCGCGAGGAACTCCAGTCGGTGCTCCAGCGCAAGCCGGTCCGGACGGCCTCCGGCGTCTCGCCGGTCGCGATCATGACCTCGCCCGAGCGCTGTCCCCACGGGAAGTGCCTCTACTGTCCCGGCGGGCCGGACTCGGAGTTCTCGAGTTCCCAGAGCTACACGGGCGAGGAACCCGCCGCGGCTCGCGGCGTCCAGAACGACTACGATCCGTACGGCCAGGTTCGACTGCGACTCGAGCAACTCCGGGAGATCGGTCACCCCGTCGACAAGGTCGAACTCATCCTGATGGGCGGGACGATGACCGCCCGGAGTCACGATTACCAGGAGTGGTTCGTCAAGCGTGCCCTCGAGGCGATGAACGACTACGACGTCGAGACGGAGCCCGAACCGGCCGAAGGCGAGAGCTTCGCGCAGGATCCCGAGGAGTACGAGTGGAAGTACCTCGAGGACGTCATCGCCGAGAACGAGACCGCGGACGTGCGCAACATCGGCACCACGTTCGAGACCAAACCCGACTGGTGCGATCCCGAACAGATCGATCGGATGCTCGATCTCGGCGGCACGAAAGTCGAGGTGGGCGTCCAGACCACCTACGAGCGGATCAACCGGGAGATGCACCGCGGCCACGGCGTCGCCGAGTCGATCGACGCCAACCAGCGCCTTCGCGACGCGGCGTTCAAGGTCGGGTTCCACATGATGCCCGGCCAGCCCGGGATGTCGACGGAGATGTGTCTCGAGGACTTCCGCCGACTTTTCGAACAGGAGCAGTGGAAACCCGACTACCTCAAGATCTACCCGACGCTCGTCGTCCGCGGGACGGCCACCTACGACTGGTGGCACCGGGACGAGTACGAACCGCTCGGCAACGAGGAGGCCGCCGACCTCGTCGCCGAGATCAAGGACATGATCCCCCGCTATACGCGACTCCAGCGCGTCCAGCGGGACATCCCGGCCGACTTCATCGACGCGGGCGTCTGGAAGTCGAACCTCCGACAACTCGCGCGCCAGCGCATGGACGAGCACGGCTGGGAGTGCGAGTGCATCCGCTGTCGCGAGGTCGGGATGAACGACGAAACGCCCGAGAACGTCGAACTCGACGTCACGACCTACGAGGCCTGCGGCGGGACGGAACACTTCATCTCGTTCGAGGACTTCGAGAAGGACCTCCTGATCGGGTTCTGCCGGCTTCGGTTCCCGGGAGATCCGGTCCGATCGGAACTCGAGAACGCGGCGCTGGTTCGCGAACTGCACGTGTACGGGAGCGAAGTCACGGTGGGGAGCGAGCCGCGCGGCTCGGAAAACGCGAGCGGGCAGGGCCCGCGAGCGGACGAGGGCCAGACCGATCAGCACCAGCACCAGGGATACGGACAGCGACTGATGGCCCGTGCCGAGGAACTCGCCGCCGACGCCGGCTACGACAAGGTGAGCGTCATCTCGGGAATCGGTGCCCGGGAGTACTACCGGACCAAACTCGGCTACCACCAGGACGGACCGTACGTGAGCAAGCGACTCTGA